The genomic window ATTCCTCCGGAAACGTGCTCTACACTTTGAAGAATGGTTCCATGGTCAAAGACAATGGAGATAAGATTTTCTTCAGCGTGAATGATCCTGGGGCGGTTCAGGTAGCGCAGGGATTTGCGCGGATGATGTTTGGGCGGAATGTTAAGGTGTCCGGGAATGAGATTGGGCGTAATAAAAAAATCTTAGTTAGGTGATAAGTATAGGTGTATTATGAGATTGGTGTTTTTTTTAGTCATGTTCAGTTGCATTTGGGGGACTGTATATCCCTACGAATCAAACGCTGATGTCTTGGAATACTATATGAAAGCTCGGTCTGAATATTTTCATGAAAAGAAAAGAGAAAAAATAGAGTATGTTCCACCTGTTCCGACTAAACCTGCACCGAAAGTTCCCGGACATAGAGAAGGAGTGACATTTTGGGGGCCAGATAATTATGAAGAGTGTATCGAAAAATATGTATCAGGTTGTAAAACCAATAGGGCGGTATCGTTGACTAAAAGGGCTTGTTCTGCTCTTTTTAAGAATGGGGCATTTATGTCTGAAAAGTCCGCAGAATGTATACTCAAGAATGTTCCGGATGCAAAAACGACAAGTGCTGCGGTGGAGCTTTACCGAATGTGCCTTTCTAAGGCAAACTAGTAATAGCAGGAATCCCCCCTCAGAGTTCCCTGCTATCTAGCCATGACCTTGCCCTTGGCGTTTCCTATGCCGAGGGCTTTTTTCTGTAATTTCATGTAAGCCTCATTGGCGACCTTGAGATTGGTCTTGCGCTGGCGGAGGATGTTTTTCTCCTCGTGGGAGCCGTCAGCTTTGAGGCGGTTGGTCAGTCTGGCCTGATGGCTTTTTATGAATTCCCTGAAACCGTCCAGAGGCAGGCCGCCTTGTTTTCTTTTGCCGGCATACGTGGATGCCGCTTTCTGGTAGGCGTCACTGTCATGAACCCGTTCCAGAGACTGTCTGGCCTCGTCGAGCTGGGTTAAACCCGGCTTGATGCTGTTGACCATTTCAGCCGAGTTGGCGAATTCCTTTTCCTGAACCAGTGCAATCTGTTCAGCTTTCAAGATGGCTTCTGGATCTTGAGCTTCGGCCAGCTCCTTGTACATTTCTAAAGTGCCTTTGAGGCCGCCCTGAAAAGCGAGGGCTTCAGGTGTTGTTTCCTTTTGCTGATACGCTTTCCAGTCATCACTTAGTTTTGCTGCCAATCTAAAGAGTAAGCCAGTCTTTGCCATAGGCTTCATTTGCCTCCGATAAATCAAATTTTGAGTTTTTCAGTTCTTCTGCACCAACTGTGTCCTTCAGGGCCATTGCAAGGTGAGGCGGAAGTGGAAGCTTGTAGCGTAGCGCGTAAGCTTCATCATGCTTGCCTTCAGCATCCAGTTTTCTGATTTTCTGAAGAATTTTGAATTCCTCTTCACGGGTCATTTTTGCCATAGTTTACTCCTCTGACTGATTGGTTTTTATGTTGATTTTTTGTCCATGCCTACTGATTGCCGAACACCACCATTGGGCTGGTAGGTTCGGGATGTAACCGCTTGATTCAGCGATTTTAAGGCAATCAAGGATAGTCTGCAAGCTCAGTGAGAATTTATGAAATTGGTCCTGAATTGCGAATACAAGTTCTGAATGATTGTCAATTGATGCTGGATTATCTTCTTTTTCAACTAGTTCAGCAGGGTTGTCGAATGGTTTAATGGTGTCTGGGGCTTTTGACGTGTGCAGTTGTTCTAGAAAATTTGAAAGTCGTTTTTTTGAGCTATTTGGTAACTCGACATCGTTGAGAGCGTTTTCGATCTCTGTCTTAAGTCCGGCTATATCGTAGCCCTGATTCATGTAATGCATGAAGCTGAAGGTGTTATTTCCTGAAATTAACCAACTCAGGTCAACATTAATCTCGGATGCCAGCATATATAGGGAGCTACAGCTGATGCTGTCCAGCA from Marinifilum sp. JC120 includes these protein-coding regions:
- a CDS encoding relaxase, which translates into the protein SSGNVLYTLKNGSMVKDNGDKIFFSVNDPGAVQVAQGFARMMFGRNVKVSGNEIGRNKKILVR
- a CDS encoding XRE family transcriptional regulator — translated: MKRTASQQLLDRISRLHKEYRRKLTKQIGQRLKQVRTEKKISIAELSRRTSLGTDTLTSYESGMLDSISCSSLYMLASEINVDLSWLISGNNTFSFMHYMNQGYDIAGLKTEIENALNDVELPNSSKKRLSNFLEQLHTSKAPDTIKPFDNPAELVEKEDNPASIDNHSELVFAIQDQFHKFSLSLQTILDCLKIAESSGYIPNLPAQWWCSAISRHGQKINIKTNQSEE